The Pleurodeles waltl isolate 20211129_DDA chromosome 10, aPleWal1.hap1.20221129, whole genome shotgun sequence sequence AAACCTtacccaggaaaagtttcttaataGATGATTGCTTCTTGTCTAGCGCTGAGAAGGTTGCAACAAACTTCTCCAGTTTTTTCACGAAGGGTTCTCCGAAGAGGTTGCCTTGCACTATTGGCCCTGCCTCAGATGATGAAGTTTGGGGTTGATCTTTATTAGGAGAGATCATCGTCTCTCAGTGGAGAGGGCACATTTGGCGTTCCAGAGGAGACAAACCACGCACTGTACCCAACCTGCCACTATGTCTGCCGAGAGAGGGGATTCTGACCATTTGGATTGCTCCATTAGCTCTCTTATCTTAGTCAGGGGACCTAAGACATCCAGGAGCTTATGCTGGCATGCGCGCCAGGAGCAGTTGATCCCTTTTTTAGGATATCTCATATATTTGGAGAAAATTTACATAGTTTAGGGTCAATAGTGGGTGTGACCGCCACCTTGCCCTCTAAAGTCAGTCTGGGACACTCCACACGTAAACGAGCACGTACCTCCTTATCCAATGTGTGACGGATTTTACTAACCACGTATTCAGCCACTTTTTTGGTCCAGGACCCACTCTGAAGACCTAGGGTGGAATATGTCTTCAGGGTCAAACATATCACTGTCTCCTTGATCCCCTTCACAAGAATCTGAGGTGTTAGCTTTCGGGCACCAAGGTCTACCCGAGTCATGTCCCTCATCCGATGATCCCTTGTCATCATTAtcagcaccctcccacccccaatttGGGAAGACCCCAGATCAAAGTCGAATTCAGGGGCGACCTTGTCGCCATGATCTCTGGATAAAGCAACCTCCCGGCAGAGCACATTCTTTAAAGAGCGTGCACTCCTACCAAAGTTTTCCCGTAATCGATTGAAGCCTTCCAGGTGCCCTGCATCACATTTTAGAGGTCCTGAGGAAGTTGTGGTATATGAGCTTCTGGTACCTGCCCCAGCGTCCCTCAAGATCCCAGATCCCGCTGAAACCTGGGACATGAGTTTGTCTACACTGTCCTGCAGGGGTGCCAGCACTTTGGCAATTGCTTGACGTATCAGacagctgaaatgttgtccattttcagGAGGATACAACAGGCTATCTGGTCCCTGGTGAGTGATTTGATGGCGAAGGACCCCACaagaagttccaggcagttgatgtggagcttTAGTTCCTCCTCCAACCATCTGCCTCCCGTGAAGATCTCTCTGCATCTTGCTCCCCAGCCGAGttggctggcatctgattctatgatcaGGTCTGGGGTCGTACCGAATATTGCTCGGCCAATCCAGGCCTCCATGTTTTGCAGCCACCATTGAAGCTTTGATCCGGTTTCCGTCGACAGGACCACTAGCTCTGAGTAAGCTAGACCCTTCCTGAGTGATCCGCTTTCAGTCTTTGCAGGGCTCTGTAATAGAGAGGTCCAGGTATATAGCTTGAAGAGATGACGATAGGAGTCCCACTATTCTGTTGAGTTGTCTCAGGGAGATTCTGTtccttctgagggctttctgaattTCCTTTTCCATATTGGTCATTTTGGGGGCTAGAAAGCTCAGAGTGGCTTCTGTCTAATTGATTAGGAGACCCAAGAATGAAATCTTTTGGTTTGGGTTCAGTTCTGATTTGTCCCAGTTGATGACAAAACCTGAATCCCACAGGAGCGCAATAGTCATGTTCAGATTGTGTGTGAGATGGTGTTAAGACTGGTCCATCAGCAGAATGACGTCAAGATAAATGATCATTCTCACTCCCCTGGTGCGCAGATTGTCCACAATCGGCCGGTGGAGAGTGGTGAACCACCAGGTGCTGTTGATAGTCAGAACGGGAGAGCCTTGAATTCGAAAGTCTGTTCCCGCCAAACAAATTAGAGGAATTCTCTGTGCAGGGGATAGATATTTTGATTTAACGCACCCGCAGGGGGTGCCAGCAGGCAAAGGGAGCAAGCGCCTGTTGTGAGGACCACAGTCGTCTTTCTAGCTCGTGGCATGTGAGCGCGCTTTTCACGCCATGGGCTAAATTCTAGATTTGAAGCTGGTCAGCAAGCTCACGCCACCAGATTCGGCAGGACTGGAGTCGGCTCCCGTATATTCTCAACGGTCAAGCAGTCAATTTCTTGGCAGAGATAGCTTCTGACGGTCTAAGCTTCTGCTCAGTCAATAATTACAGATCAGCCATATCAGCAGGTCATGTGTTCTTAGACGGAAAACCAATAGGGGAACACCCTCTTGTGTCTAGGGTGATGAGGGGTATTCATTTGGCTAACCCACCTCAGCCAAGGTATGGTCATCTATGAGACGTGAATATCATCCTGAAATTTTTATGACACTGGCCTTGTAACGCCGACTGATCTAGGAAACAACTGTCAGCTAAAATGACTATATTATTGTGTGAAATATCAACACGTAGAAGTGTGTCAGAAGTGAGAGCTCTAGATATTTCTGGTCGTGTCTTCTCCCTAGATGGAGTTACATTTTCAATATCCAGAAGAACGAAAACTTTTTCAAGGCAAGTAACATCCTAGTTTTCCAGAAGATGCTAAACTGTATGAGGTGCAATGTTTAAGGGAATATGAGGAGCATACCAGGGAATTCTGTCAATCTCCTGGAGGTCAATTGCTAATTGCACTTCAGAAGCCTTTCCATCCAGTATCTTCAGCTACCTTAGCTCGTTGGGTGAGATGGATTCTGACTGAAGCAGGAATAGATACTTTAGTTTTTGGGGCCCACTCTGTACCGGGTGTTATACCCCTTAAAACTCTACCTGACAGATCTAATGCCTTTACATCAGAAACTTTTTTACATGATACCAAACACAACAGTAAAGTAAGTTTGGCAGAGAGCTGCTTCCTGGAAAGGTACTTACTAACCAGCCAAGATTCTAAGAAACGTAAGTCAATATTAACATCCTAAAGGGTAGAATAGCGTGGTTGAGGAGGGTAAGAAAAATAAATTCCTCCAAGAAGTTTACACGCAATCGGAAGTTCACCAATAGGCTTACCATTGATGGGAACATGACATGCTGAGATGGCTGACCTGTGATTATTAACAGTTCTATAGGCCATACTTGAAGCAGCCAAATGAGAAAAGAAATTTAGGATCATAGAACAATCAGCTGAGAATGGATCAACACATCGTTCACTGCACCAAGTACGCTGGTGTTTCCAATCGGAAGCGTAATGTTATTGCATGGAACAGCTGATCGGGTGTAGGCCGGAGAGCTGGTGAATTCCTGTACGAGATGAACACACGTGTCTCTCTTGTGTTCAAAGCGCCAGGGAGTAATGCTGACCACCGCTGTCAGAATGAATTGTGCATGAACACCAAAAATAGAAAGAAGACAGCCTACAAGCATAATGCGCTGTCCTCGCTCCCGCTCCACATATAATTAAAGGCGAGGGTTAAAGAAACCCTTGCCAGGAGGATATACGCTCCCACAGCATAAAGGACGCATGAGTGTGCAATAAGGATCGGAAGTGTACGATCGTAAAACGGTGAGCTATGCAATTAACAAGTCAATGAGGAACATAGCTGAAGCGCAGTGCGGGTGAGTGCTATAAAATGCAGAGCACTCAATTGCAACTCATGACCCGCTGTAAAACACATTCAACAATATAAACAGGACATTTAACTgcctgcaaagcagcaaagaaagaggctaaggcagtggttccgaaccttttgacttctgtggatccccgctttatcattaatggaacccagggacccccactgaatcatcatgggaatctggggacccctgcctgagtcattactggaagctggggacctaatttgtcaatattttttaattttctaggctctcgcggaccccctgagaaggcttcgtggacccccaggggtccccagaccacaggttgggaaccactgggctaaggGGTTTACATAGGGCTAGGCTCTATGGTGGTCATGTGGTACtgtgtcacaggaagtgacatctatggtttgtttttctgattggctgctgaaaaattaaggcatggaaagagaagcataattctctcctccggtcctgacacagaatatcTCAGACAGCTGGTAGTTTGCCTGCATCTGCAGTGCGCAGAGGAGCATTGCGCCTACGGGCAGCATATTATGAGTGAGAAGTTAGCAGTCTAGTTTCGGCAGCGCTCCGTGCGCCACGTCAATGACTGCCCCGGAAGCTGCACGTGCTGTCATTTCTGCTGCTTGCAGATGAAGTGTCGCGAGATTTCTGTGCTGAAGCTCCACGTCCTGTCATTTTTGCTGTTTCCCCTCTGAAGTCTCGCGGGATCTGTGCAGACGCTCCACGTCCTATCATTTGCGGTGTTTAGCCTGTGAACTCTCGCGGGATCTGTCCTGAAGCTCCACGTCCTGTCATTTGTGGTGGTCATCCTCCGAAGTCTCGCGCGATCTGTCCTGACGCTCCACGTCCTGTCACTGCTGCCGTTTCCCTGTGAAGTCTCGCGAGAGCTGCGTCCCGGAAGCTCCACGTCAGTCGCCTCAGCCGCGGTCCCTTGAGCTCGGCTCCCGCGGCCGGTTCTCAGCCCCCCCCAGAAGCCCCCACCAGAGAGGCCAGGATGCCGCTGCGCCTGGACATCAAGCGCAAGCTGACGGCGCGCTCGGACCGCGTGAAGTCGGTGGACCTGCACCCGTCCGAGCCCTGGATGCTGGCCAGCCTGTACAACGGCAGCGTCTGCGCCTGGAACTACGAGACGCAGACGCTGGTGAAGACCTTCGAGGTGTGCGAGCTGCCGGTGCGCGCCGCCCGCTTCGTGGCGCGCAAGAACTGGGTGGCCACGGGCGCCGACGACATGCAGGTGCGCGTCTTCAACTACAACACGCTGGAGCGCGTGGCGGCCTTCGAGGCGCACTCGGACTACATCCGCTGCCTGGCCGTGCACCCGGCGCAGCCCTACCTGCTGAGCAGCAGCGACGACATGCTGATCAAGCTGTGGGACTGGGAGCGCAAGTGGGCGCTGGCGCAGGTCTTCGAGGGCCACACGCACTACGTCATGCAGGTGGTGGTCAACCCCCGCGACAACAACCAGTTCGCCAGCGCCTCGCTCGACCGCACCGTCAAGGTCTGGCAGCTGGGCTCGCCGGCGCCCAACTTCACGCTGGAGGGCCACGAGAAGGGCGTCAACTGCCTGGACTACTACAGCGGCGGCGACAAGCCCTACCTCATCTCGGGCGCCGACGACCGGCTGGCCAAGGTCTGGGACTACCAGAACAAGACGTGCGTGCAGACGCTGGAGGGCCACGCGCAGAACGTGTCGTGCGTGGGCTTCCACCCCGAGCTGCCGCTGGTGCTGACCGGCTCCGAGGACGGCACGGTGCGCCTCTGGCACTCCAGCACCTACCGCCTGGAGAGCACGCTCAACTACGGCATGGAGCGCGTCTGGTGCCTGGCCAGCCTGCGCGGCTCCAACAACCTGGCGCTGGGCTACGACGAGGGCAGCATCATCGTCAAGCTGGGCCGCGAGGAGCCGGCCGTCTCCATGGACGCCAACGGCAAGATCATCTGGGCGCGCCACTCCGAGGTGCAGCAGGCCAACCTGAAGGCCATGGGCGAGGCCGAGGTGCGCGACGGCGAGCGGCTGCCGCTGGCCGTCAAGGACATGGGCAGCTGCGAGATCTACCCGCAGAGCATCCAGCACAACCCCAACGGCAGGTTCGTGGTGGTCTGCGGCGACGGCGAGTACATCATCTACACCGCCATGGCCCTGCGCAACAAGAGCTTCGGCTCCGCGCAGGAGTTCGCCTGGGCCCACGACTCCTCCGAGTACGCCATCCGCGAGAGCAACAGCCTGGTCAAGATCTTCAAGAACTTCAAGGAGAAGAAGGCCTTCAAGCCGGACTTCGGGGCCGAGGGCATCTACGGGGGCTTCCTCCTCGGGGTCCGCTCCGTCAACGGGCTGGCCTTCTACGACTGGGACAACACCGAGCTGCTCCGCAGGATCGAGATCCAGCCCAAGCACATCTTCTGGTCCGACTCGGGGGAGCTGCTCTGCATCGGCACCGAGGAGTCCTTCTTCATCCTCAAGTACATGTCCGAGAAAGTGGCCGCTGCCCAAGAGACCCACGAGGGGGTGACGGAGGACGGCATCGAAGACGCCTTCGAGGTCCTGGGTGAGATCCAAGAGATTGTAAAAACCGGCCTCTGGGTGGGCGACTGCTTCATCTACACCAGCTCGGTCAACAGGCTCAACTACTATGTCGGAGGGGAGATTGTCACCATTGCTCACTTGGACAGAACCATGTACCTGCTGGGGTACATTCCCAAGGATAACCGGCTCTACCTCGGGGACAAGGAACTGAACATAGTCAGCTACTCGCTGATGGTCTCGGTGCTGGAGTACCAGACGGCGGTGATGAGGAGAGATTTCAGCATGGCTGACAAAGTCCTTCCAACAGTTCCGAAGGAGCAGAGGACGAGGGTGGCGCACTTTCTGGAAAAGCAGGGTTTCAAACAACAAGCCCTCGCAGTCTCCAGTGATCCTGAACATCGCTTTGAGCTGGCACTGCAGCTCGGAGAGCTGAAGATTGCCTACCA is a genomic window containing:
- the COPB2 gene encoding coatomer subunit beta'; translation: MPLRLDIKRKLTARSDRVKSVDLHPSEPWMLASLYNGSVCAWNYETQTLVKTFEVCELPVRAARFVARKNWVATGADDMQVRVFNYNTLERVAAFEAHSDYIRCLAVHPAQPYLLSSSDDMLIKLWDWERKWALAQVFEGHTHYVMQVVVNPRDNNQFASASLDRTVKVWQLGSPAPNFTLEGHEKGVNCLDYYSGGDKPYLISGADDRLAKVWDYQNKTCVQTLEGHAQNVSCVGFHPELPLVLTGSEDGTVRLWHSSTYRLESTLNYGMERVWCLASLRGSNNLALGYDEGSIIVKLGREEPAVSMDANGKIIWARHSEVQQANLKAMGEAEVRDGERLPLAVKDMGSCEIYPQSIQHNPNGRFVVVCGDGEYIIYTAMALRNKSFGSAQEFAWAHDSSEYAIRESNSLVKIFKNFKEKKAFKPDFGAEGIYGGFLLGVRSVNGLAFYDWDNTELLRRIEIQPKHIFWSDSGELLCIGTEESFFILKYMSEKVAAAQETHEGVTEDGIEDAFEVLGEIQEIVKTGLWVGDCFIYTSSVNRLNYYVGGEIVTIAHLDRTMYLLGYIPKDNRLYLGDKELNIVSYSLMVSVLEYQTAVMRRDFSMADKVLPTVPKEQRTRVAHFLEKQGFKQQALAVSSDPEHRFELALQLGELKIAYQLAVEAEVEQKWKQLAELAISKCQFGLAQECLHHAQDYGGLLLLATASGNATMVNKLAEGAEKDGKNNVAFLSYFLQGKLDRCLELLISTGRLPEAAFLARTYLPHEVSRVVKLWRESLAKVNQKAADSLADPTEYDNLFPGLREAFVAEQYLKESGNCVRPAREYPLVTPNEERNVLEEAKGFKPSGVVKPQAPEGGAPPSPVSSDLPASPGPVLIDLPENTKDEKAFLELEDDLDNMDLEDIDTTDINLDEEFSDD